GCGCCAGCACGGACGTCGCGACCTTCCGCGCGTGCCGACGCACAGCCGCGGGCCCGATCCCGGGCGGCGTGGTCACCCGCACGCACGCCCCGTCCACGGCGGTTTGCGCCACCTGCGCGGGCACGTCACCCAATGGGGCACGGCGGATCAACGCCTGCACCTCGGGGACCATGAGATACACGAACCCGCACATCGCAGGGACGAGTTCCGCGGATGTGGTCTCCTCGTCGGCCATCACCTGGCGGGCGATGTCCCGCATGGTGACGAGGTCCGGCGGCGCAGACTCTGCACTCGTGGTGACTTCCATGTCACCGACGGTAGAAGGAATGGAAGAGGGTCGGGCGCACAAAATGTGCAGCCTCGTCAGGCGGCGAGTAGCCCCAGTTTCACTGCCAGGTCAGACGCCCGGCGGCGCCGTGCGGGGCTCTTCGCCTGCGTCTCCTCCAGCACGATGCGCTTCGCGTACCCGTTGTACTTGATGGTCTCCGGGGCCGCCTCATGCGCCTGCGCGAGCGTCGCCAGCGCCACGTCCGGCTGCCCGTCCAGCTGATAACCGCGCGCCTCTTCGATCCGGTGCCGGGCACGGCGCGGCCGGGACGGGATAGTCGACGCGTCCGCCCGCGCAGCCTGTCGCACCGACTCCCCACCCGCATGCAGTTCCACAGCCACCGTCACCGCGTGGGCGCCGATGATGGCCCGTGAGAAGCTCGTGATCGGGTGGTAGTAGTCCACGGGCAACCGTCCGGCCATATCCCCGGCGGTGTCCCAGTAACGCCACGCCGCCCCTGTGTCTCCTCGGCGGGCGGCCGTGTACCCGGCCTCGAAGGTGAGCGCGCCGGCAACGGCGAGGACATCGTCGCTCGCTTCGGGCAGTAGCGGCTCAAGATACGCAAGGGTCTCCAGGTTGACGGCGTCGGCAGCGTCGAAGCGCGCAGGCCCAGAGTCACGGTGAGCCTGCGTCACCAGCCACGCGGCCACGCCGATGGCATGCGGGTCCTCGGACTCCTGCGCGGCGACCATGCCCCGCTCGGCGACGCGCCACAGCAGCGCCGCGTCCGGTTGGT
This DNA window, taken from Streptomyces sp. SCSIO 30461, encodes the following:
- a CDS encoding DUF6415 family natural product biosynthesis protein encodes the protein MEVTTSAESAPPDLVTMRDIARQVMADEETTSAELVPAMCGFVYLMVPEVQALIRRAPLGDVPAQVAQTAVDGACVRVTTPPGIGPAAVRRHARKVATSVLALCDHYESLCAAADGT
- a CDS encoding helix-turn-helix transcriptional regulator, with amino-acid sequence MSPDATPDPYADPIRFGQRAKILRSRRGMTREAFGGLMGKSASWVRAIEEGRLKVPRLEVVLRMAEILRVRDLADLTGDQSAHVSLFTGPGHPRLAAVQDAVNTFPLTGVREAPSAEHLQARLARAWAARHSAPNHREVVGALLPDLIRDAQLAVRQADSAGDRRASQSALAEVYSLSQFFVAYQPDAALLWRVAERGMVAAQESEDPHAIGVAAWLVTQAHRDSGPARFDAADAVNLETLAYLEPLLPEASDDVLAVAGALTFEAGYTAARRGDTGAAWRYWDTAGDMAGRLPVDYYHPITSFSRAIIGAHAVTVAVELHAGGESVRQAARADASTIPSRPRRARHRIEEARGYQLDGQPDVALATLAQAHEAAPETIKYNGYAKRIVLEETQAKSPARRRRASDLAVKLGLLAA